The Fusarium keratoplasticum isolate Fu6.1 chromosome 8, whole genome shotgun sequence genome includes a region encoding these proteins:
- a CDS encoding Pentafunctional AROM polypeptide, which translates to MAEAKKPGPERISILGEANIIVDHGLWLNFVADDLLQNTPTSTYVLITDTNLFGTYVPAFQARFEAAAEGKATRLLTYTIPPGEASKSRETKAEIEDWMLSQQCTRDTVIIALGGGVMGDMIGYVAATFMRGVRFVQVPTTLLAMVDSSIGGKTAIDTPMGKNLVGAFWQPKRIYIDLTFLETLPVREFINGMAEVVKTAAIWNETEFTVLEESAAHILECVRSKGEGRLTPIKDVLKRIVIGSAGVKAEVVSSDEREGGLRNLLNFGHSIGHAIEAILTPQLLHGEAVAIGMVKEAELARYLGVLRPGAVARLVKCIASYDLPTSIHDKRVVKLTAGKKCPVDVLLQKMGVDKKNDGQKKKIVLLSAIGKCYEPRASVVDDKTIRTILSPSIQVTPGVPSNLDVTVTPPGSKSISNRALVLAALGSGSCRIKNLLHSDDTEYMLSAIHQLGGASYSWQDAGEVLVVNGKGGSLKASKEALYLGNAGTASRFLTTVVALCSPSESASSTILTGNARMKVRPIGPLVDALRSNGVEIEYQGKENSLPLRVDAAGGLKGGVIELAATVSSQYVSSILMAAPYAKNPVTLRLVGGKPISQPYIDMTISMMASFGVHVTASPDEPNTYHIPQGQYQNPSEYIIESDASSATYPLAVAAITGTTCTIPNIGSKSLQGDARFAVDVLQPMGCTVNQSDYSTTVTGPAPGELKALPHVDMEPMTDAFLTASVLAAVASGKTQITGIANQRVKECNRIAAMKDQLAKFGVQCNELDDGIEVLGKGQDGGISAPTVGIHCYDDHRVAMSFSVLAVASPSPVIVTERECVGKTWPGWWDILSQAFKVDMVGHEPDANADEEDSKSSVMERSVFIIGMRGAGKTTAGNWMAKMLGWKFIDLDQELERRAGCTIPEMIRGSRGWEGFRADELSLLKDVMAKNSHGHIFSCGGGLVETPEARQLLKDYGRNGGNVLLIHRDTEQVVEYLMRDKTRPAYTSEIREVYLRRKDFYQECSNLLYYSPHSESSGSKSEIPYDFRQFVSSISGRSTHLKDVMEKDHSFFVSLTVPDLGEAASLIPEVVVGSDAVELRVDLLQDRSVDSVTRQVSILRALAKKPIVFTLRTVSQGGKFPDEAYEEGLELYRLALRMGMEYVDVEMTLPENIIQTVTESRGHSRIIASHHDPQGTMSWKNASWIPFYNRALQFGDIIKLVGVARSSEDNFDLAKFKSRMQEAQKTPMIAMNMGKAGKLSRVLNKFLTPVSHPALPFKAAPGQMSAAEIRRGLALLGDLDPCNFYLFGKPISASRSPALHNTLFSQTGLPHQYHRLETDNIQDVREVLQAPDFGGASVTIPLKLDIMGQVDELSEAARTIGAVNTVVPIGKADASGRRRLQGDNTDWRGMVHALRDEGVEEQADSETKGAAMVVGSGGTTRAAIFALHSLGFGPIYIAARNQAKADALAADFPAEYQLQGLSQASDADKVSSNLNVVISTIPADRPIDPSLQELVGALLSRPAVGTERRVLLEMAYKPSHTPIMQLADEAGNWTTIPGLEVLASQGWYQFELWTGITPLYRDARSAVLGS; encoded by the exons ATGGCGGAAGCCAAGAAACCAGGTCCCGAGCGGATCTCGATTCTGGGCGAGGCCAATATCATTGTTGATCATGGCCTTTGGCTCAACTTTGTCGCCGACGACCTCCTCCAAAACaccccaacctcgacatATGTCCTGATCACCGATACGAACCTCTTCGGCACTTATGTGCCCGCCTTCCAAGCTCGATtcgaggccgccgccgagggcaaggcgACCCGCCTGCTCACCTACACAATTCCTCCGGGTGAGGCTTCCAAGAGCAGGGAGACAAAGGCTGAGATTGAAGACTGGATGCTCTCGCAACAATGCACTCGTgacaccgtcatcatcgcccttgGTGGCGGTGTTATGGGTGACATGATCGGCTATGTCGCAGCAACCTTTATGCGTGGTGTTCGCTTTGTTCAAGTCCCGACCACATTGCTGGCCATGGTTGACTCATCCATTGGCGGAAAGACTGCCATTGACACCCCAATGGGCAAGAATCTGGTCGGCGCCTTCTGGCAGCCCAAGCGCATCTACATTGACTTGACCTTCCTCGAGACCCTTCCTGTCCGTGAGTTCATCAACGGCATGGCCGAGGTGGTCAAGACTGCGGCCATTTGGAACGAAACCGAATTCACCGTGCTTGAGGAGTCGGCAGCTCACATCCTCGAGTGCGTCCGATCCAAGGGCGAAGGCCGATTGACACCCATCAAGGATGTGCTGAAGCGCATTGTCATTGGATCGGCGGGTGTCAAGGCAGAGGTTGTTTCCAGCGATGAGCGTGAGGGTGGTCTTCGCAACCTCCTCAACTTTGGCCATTCCATTGGACACGCAATTGAGGCCATTCTTACGCCCCAGTTGCTTCACGGAGAAGCTGTGGCAATCGGCATGGTCAAAGAAGCCGAGCTGGCTCGCTATCTAGGTGTTCTGCGCCCGGGTGCTGTCGCCAGGCTTGTCAAGTGCATAGCCAGCTATGATCTCCCAACTTCAATTCATGACAAGCGCGTTGTCAAATTGACTGCTGGCAAGAAGTGTCCTGTCGACGTCTTACTTCAGAAGATGGGAgtcgacaagaagaacgatggccaaaagaagaagattgtgCTCCTGTCTGCCATCGGCAAGTGCTACGAGCCCCGTGCCAGTGTTGTCGACGACAAGACGATCCGAACTATTCTGTCGCCTTCCATCCAAGTGACGCCTGGTGTACCAAGCAACTTGGATGTCACCGTCACCCCACCGGGTTCCAAGAGCATCTCCAATCGAGCCTTGGTCCTGGCAGCTCTTGGTTCGGGATCTTGCCGTATCAAGAATCTCCTTCACTCAGATGACACCGAGTATATGCTGTCAGCTATTCATCAGCTTGGGGGAGCTTCCTACTCTTGGCAGGATGCCGGAGAGGTTTTGGTTGTCAATGGCAAGGGAGGGAGCCTCAAGGCTAGCAAGGAGGCTCTCTATCTAGGCAACGCCGGAACAGCATCCCGCTTCTTGACCACGGTCGTCGCTCTGTGCTCTCCAAGTGAAAGTGCCAGCTCTACCATCCTTACTGGCAATGCGAGGATGAAGGTCCGTCCGATCGGCCCGCTAGTCGATGCTCTACGTTCGAACGGCGTTGAGATCGAATACCAGGGCAAGGAAAACAGCCTTCCCCTGCGCGTTGATGCGGCCGGGGGACTCAAGGGAGGTGTCATCGAGCTCGCGGCCACCGTTTCGTCTCAATACGTTTCGTCAATCCTCATGGCAGCTCCTTATGCCAAGAACCCGGTGACCCTACGCCTGGTGGGTGGTAAACCCATCTCCCAGCCTTACATCGACATGACGAtttcgatgatggcatccttTGGCGTTCATGTGACTGCTTCCCCGGATGAACCGAACACCTACCACATCCCTCAGGGCCAGTACCAGAACCCAAGCGAGTACATCATTGAGAGTGACGCCAGCTCTGCCACCTATCCTTTGGCGGTTGCTGCCATCACTGGTACAACATGTACTATTCCCAACATTGGGTCAAAGTCGCTCCAGGGCGACGCTCGCTTTGCTGTCGATGTGCTGCAGCCCATGGGCTGCACCGTCAACCAGTCGGACTACTCCACCACAGTCACTGGCCCTGCACCTGGTGAGCTAAAGGCATTGCCTCATGTTGACATGGAACCCATGACGGACGCATTCCTTACAGCATCAGTGTTGGCTGCTGTGGCGTCCGGGAAAACACAGATCACCGGTATTGCCAACCAGCGAGTCAAGGAATGTAACCGAATTGCGGCCATGAAGGACCAGCTGGCCAAGTTTGGTGTTCAGTGCAACGAACTTGATGATGGTATTGAGGTTCTCGGGAAGGGACAGGACGGTGGCATCTCAGCACCAACGGTTGGCATCCATTGCTACGATGATCACCGTGTTGCCATGAGCTTCAGTGTGCTCGCAGTCGCATCACCCAGCCCCGTCATCGTCACTGAACGAGAGTGTGTGGGCAAGACATGGCCTGGCTGGTGGGACATCCTGTCGCAGGCCTTCAAGGTTGACATGGTTGGTCATGAGCCAGACGCCaatgctgatgaggaggatagCAAGAGCTCGGTTATGGAGCGCTCAGTGTTCATCATTGGGATGCGGGGCGCCGGCAAGACCACGGCTGGCAACTGGATGGCCAAGATGTTGGGCTGGAAATTCATCGACCTGGATCAAGAGCTGGAGAGACGGGCTGGATGCACGATTCCCGAGATGATCAGAGGCAGCCGTGGGTGGGAAGGCTTCCGAGCGGACGAGTTGTCTCTTCTGAAGGACGTGATGGCGAAGAACTCACACGGCCATATCTTCTCTTGTGGCGGTGGCCTGGTCGAAACGCCCGAGGCCAGgcagctcctcaaggacTATGGCAGAAATGGTGGCAATGTCCTGCTCATCCACCGTGACACAGAACAGGTGGTGGAGTACCTGATGCGAGACAAGACTCGCCCGGCCTACACCAGCGAGATCCGAGAAGTCTATCTCCGCCGGAAAGACTTTTATCAAGAGTGCAGCAACCTTCTCTACTACAGCCCGCACTCCGAGTCCTCTGGCTCGAAGAGCGAGATTCCGTATGATTTCCGGCAGTTTGTGTCCTCCATTTCAGGCAGAAGCACGCATCTCAAGGatgtgatggagaaggaccACAGTTTCTTTGTGTCTCTGACTGTTCCCGATCTGGGCGAGGCGGCTAGCTTGATCCCGGAAGTTGTTGTCGGCTCCGACGCGGTTGAGTTGAGAGTTGATCTCCTTCAGGATCGGTCTGTTGACTCAGTCACACGACAAGTGTCCATCCTTCGGgccctggccaagaagcccattGTCTTCACTCTACGAACCGTGTCTCAGGGAGGGAAGTTCCCGGACGAGGCCTATGAGGAAGGTCTTGAGCTTTACCGCTTGGCTCTCCGAATGGGCATGGAGTATGTCGATGTTGAGATGACCTTGCCCGAAAACATCATCCAGACCGTCACGGAGTCTCGCGGTCACTCACGCATCATTGCTTCACACCACGACCCCCAGGGCACCATGTCATGGAAGAATGCTTCTTGGATTCCATTCTACAACCGTGCCCTCCAGTTCGGTGACATTATCAAGCTCGTTGGCGTTGCGCGCAGCTCCGAAGACAACTTTGAcctcgccaagttcaagagCAGGATGCAGGAGGCACAGAAGACGCCGATGATCGCCATGAACATGGGCAAGGCGGGCAAGCTCAGTCGCGTGCTCAACAAGTTCTTGACGCCCGTCTCACACCCTGCCTTGCCCTTCAAGGCTGCACCTGGGCAGATGTCGGCGGCTGAGATCCGTCGCGGTCTGGCGTTGTTGGGTGACCTAGATCCATGCAACTTCTACTTGTTTGGAAAGCCCATTTCAGCTTCTCGGTCGCCTGCGCTTCACAACACCCTGTTCAGCCAGACAGGCTTGCCTCACCAGTACCACCGTTTGGAAACGGACAACATCCAGGATGTTCGTGAGGTTCTGCAGGCACCTGATTTTGGAGGTGCTTCTGTGACCATCCCTCTGAAGCTGGACATCATGGGCCAAGTCGACGAGCTCTCGGAAGCAGCGCGTACGATTGGTGCCGTCAACACTGTTGTGCCGATAGGTAAGGCTGATGCCAGTGGGCGTCGACGTCTCCAGGGAGACAACACGGACTGGAGGGGCATGGTTCACGCTCTTCGTGACGAAGGAGTGGAGGAGCAGGCCGATTCCGAGACCAAGGGAgcggccatggtggttggGTCAGGTGGCACTACTCGAGCCGCCATCTTTGCCCTCCATTCCCTCGGCTTTGGTCCAATCTACATTGCGGCACGAAACCAGGCTAAGGCGGATGCGCTCGCAGCTGACTTCCCAGCTGAGTACCAATTGCAAGGTCTAAGCCAGGCTTCAGACGCTGACAAGGTGTCTTCAAACCTCAATGTCGTCATCAGCACTATCCCAGCTGATCGACCCATCGACCCAAGTCTCCAAGAGCTCGTCGGTGCTTTGCTCAGCCGACCGGCTGTGGGCACAGAGCGTCGTGTTCTTCTCGAGATGGCCTACAAGCCTAGCCACACCCCGATTATGCAGCTGGCGGACGAGGCAGGCAACTGGACCACTATCCCCGGTCTGGAGGTTCTGGCGTCTCAGGGTTGGTATCAA TTTGAACTGTGGACTGGCATCACGCCCTTGTACCGTGACGCTCGTTCGGCCGTCCTCGGTTCATAG
- a CDS encoding DNA-directed RNA polymerase subunit, with the protein MNIAQPVASGVESVEFTFLSPKEIRSISVKRIENDSTFDNLLNPVPGGLYDPALGSWGDAPCTTCNLNQSTCPGHAGHIQLPVPVYHPVFMDQAYRLLKAACVYCKGFRLPQKELHKYVCKLKLLQHGLIQEAHIVGAIGENDLAIELGDFSGLESEAEEEGDSNSIDNVTRARDRYVDKCLRGIKVKRGETKRGKHEGASEMRREIIKEFLAEITKRRICASCGGISPSYRKDRFVKVFERSLSDKEKAKMAQKNFKQADAMARVHQATTKQRPDGYSSDEGVADVGSPTREKAQADEDGADQDIDMPDADTAAAAVPQRYISAMEVQARLNELFTKEQELMALLYNAKPATRSSSKVTPDMFFLTILMVPPNRYRPEARTGDSQISEAQQNSLYKNILRGCGRIAQLHAHLQEERADVNQLHQAWTELQESVNALIDKDKNPVQGAAAKRNEDGIKQKLEKKEGLFRKNMMGKRVNYAARSVISPDPNIETNEIGVPPVFAKKLTYPEPVTSHNFRDMQQAVINGVDKWPGAFAIENENGQIVNLRNKSVDDRVSLANQLLAPTSSNAARTRNKKVYRHLTNGDVVLMNRQPTLHKPSIMGHRVRVLPNEKTIRMHYANCNTYNADFDGDEMNMHFPQNEVARAEALQIADTDHQYLSYTAGKPLRGLIQDHISVSVALCNRDTFFSRGDYQQLVYNALRPESGHIVGERIELVAPAVIRPVPRWTGKQVITTILKNMQPPNCGGLCMRAETQIKASQWGKDSEEGVVLFQDGEFITGILDKSQIGPSSGGVVHAVHEIYGPAIAGKLLSSLGRLLTRYLNVRAFSCGMDDLRLTPEGEKARREALVPANTVGLKVASSYVSLEQNPGPRDPLLLERLEEVMRDDSKQEGLDLLMKEGLSGITDKVQTACVPNGLEKPFPKNQMQAMTTSGAKGSRVNASLISCNLGQQVLEGRRVPIMVSGKSLPCFNPFETHARAGGYIVQRFLTGIRPQEYYFHHMAGREGLIDTAVKTSRSGYLQRCVIKGMEGLTVAYDTTVRDADGSMIQFLYGEDGLDVTKQKYLNDFSFILENVTSQAAQLKYDPSIGDRLGQHREAIAKYMKKALKHVKAHDPKAQDPLSSMFNPATTAFATSENFYQAMTSYLKENKDGLVRDKSDKKKLALSRVSLNRKNAEMLFAMKYLRSLVEPGEAVGIVAGQSVGEPSTQMTLNTFHLAGHSAKNVTLGIPRLREILMTASDKISTPAMSLYPIDEMSTADAETFAKSISVLPLGYILDSISVEEKVGRGKMYGSAKVYRVDLKFFASEEYTKTYAISVSDVMDAVERKLLHRLLSLVKKDIKKRRSQSTMATPEIGVKAGVVETAAPNAEAIRDEDDDDDEGDDDATNAKQRANRTEAVSYGPNDDDDDAVQQEMARDATDDMDEDEGIGGSPRMAPVDDDDDEDGIDWSAKARTERVLDSYAEVTDFTFDAKSGNDCSFTLEFDSTIPKVLMLNLVQEAVKKTVVQEISGVGACTFVEEKGVRVIHTAGVNLQAMQRYSDFIDPHRIQTNDIAAVLAVYGVEAARSNIVQELAGVFGSHGIKVDNRHLNLIGDHMTRNGGFTPFNRMGLKGNVSPFTKMSFETTLSFLKDAVLDGDWDDLATPSGRSVMGKLGKVGTGGFDVLAQLPTYHVDSLA; encoded by the exons ATGAATATCGCACAACCTGTCGCCTCCGGGGTGGAGAGTGTCGAGTTTACGTTCCTGTCGCCAAAGGAGATCCGATCCATTTCGGTGAAGCGAATCGAGAACGACAGTACCttcgacaacctcctcaaTCCAGTACCAGGCGGCCTGTACGATCCTGCGCTCGGTTCTTGGGGTGATGCGCC ATGCACAACTTGTAACTTGAACCAGTCTACGTGCCCCGGCCATGCCGGACACATCCAACTCCCCGTCCCTGTCTATCACCCAGTATTTATGGACCAGGCCTATCGACTCCTCAAAGCCGCCTGCGTCTACTGCAAGGGCTTTCGACTCCCCCAAAAAGAATTGCACAAGTATGTGTGCAAgctgaagctcctccagcatGGCTTGATTCAGGAAGCGCACATTGTTGGCGCCATTGGCGAGAATGACCTAGCCATCGAGCTGGGTGACTTTTCAGGACTGGAAagtgaggctgaggaggagggtgacaGCAATTCCATCGACAACGTCACTCGCGCAAGAGACAGATATGTCGACAAGTGTCTTCGcggcatcaaggtcaagcgaGGCGAAACGAAGCGAGGAAAACACGAGGGCGCAAGCGAAATGCGACGagagatcatcaaggaaTTTCTTGCCGAGATCACCAAGAGGAGAATATGCGCCAGCTGTGGCGGTATCTCCCCATCCTATCGCAAGGATCGCTTTGTCAAGGTTTTCGAGAGATCCTTGTcagacaaggagaaggccaagatggctcAGAAGAACTTCAAGCAAGCCGACGCCATGGCGAGAGTTCACCAAGCTACGACAAAGCAGAGGCCGGACGGATATTCATCCGATGAGGGTGTTGCGGATGTGGGCTCACCAACTCGCGAAAAGGCACaggctgatgaggatggtgcTGATCAAGATATCGACATGCCCGACGCCGAcaccgctgctgctgccgtcCCGCAGAGGTACATCAGTGCGATGGAAGTCCAAGCACGCCTGAACGAGCTTTTCACCAAGGAACAGGAACTAATGGCTCTTCTTTACAACGCCAAGCCCGCAACACgaagctcctccaaggtTACTCCGGACATGTTCTTCCTGACGATCCTCATGGTACCGCCCAACCGATACCGTCCAGAGGCTCGTACGGGCGACTCCCAAATCTCGGAGGCTCAACAGAACTCGCTGTACAAGAACATTCTTAGAGGTTGCGGAAGAATTGCCCAACTTCATGCGCATCTCCAGGAAGAGCGAGCAGATGTCAACCAGCTTCACCAGGCCTGGACCGAGTTGCAAGAGTCAGTCAACGCCCTCATTGACAAGGATAAGAACCCAGTTCAGGGCGCCGCGGCAAAGCGCAATGAAGACGGTATCAAGCAgaagcttgagaagaaggagggtcTGTTCAGAAAGAACATGATGGGCAAGCGAGTCAACTACGCCGCTCGAAGTGTCATCTCGCCGGATCCCAACATCGAGACCAACGAAATTGGTGTTCCGCCTGTGttcgccaagaagctcacatATCCCGAACCGGTGACCAGCCATAATTTCCGCGACATGCAGCAGGCCGTCATCAACGGCGTGGACAAGTGGCCCGGCGCTTTCGCGATCGAGAATGAGAACGGACAAATCGTCAACCTTCGAAACAAGTCCGTTGACGACCGCGTGTCACTGGCAAACCAGCTTCTCGCTCCTACAAGCAGCAACGCCGCTCGAACCAGGAACAAGAAGGTCTATCGCCACCTCACCAACGGTGATGTTGTCTTGATGAACCGTCAGCCGACCCTGCACAAGCCGTCCATCATGGGACATCGAGTACGAGTTCTGCCGAATGAGAAGACGATTCGAATGCACTACGCCAACTGTAACACCTACAACGCCGATTtcgatggtgatgaaatGAACATGCATTTCCCCCAGAACGAAGTTGCCCGAGCGGAAGCTCTTCAGATTGCCGACACCGACCATCAGTACCTGTCCTACACCGCAGGCAAGCCCCTCCGAGGTCTCATTCAGGATCACATTTCCGTGTCCGTCGCCCTCTGCAACCGAGACACGTTTTTCAGCCGCGGTGACTATCAACAGCTGGTGTACAACGCCTTGCGCCCTGAAAGCGGACACATCGTCGGCGAGAGGATTGAGCTTGTCGCCCCAGCCGTGATCCGACCAGTTCCCAGGTGGACTGGCAAGCAAGTCATCACCACTATCCTCAAGAACATGCAGCCACCCAACTGTGGCGGTCTTTGCATGAGGGCAGAGACTCAGATCAAGGCCAGTCAGTGGGGTAAAGACTCGGAAGAGGGTGTCGTTCTATTCCAGGATGGCGAATTCATTACTGGAATCTTGGACAAGTCGCAGATTGGTCCCAGTTCGGGTGGTGTTGTCCACGCTGTTCATGAGATTTACGGTCCTGCTATTGCAGGCAAGCTGCTCAGCAGTCTCGGCAGATTGCTGACCAGGTACCTCAACGTGCGAGCCTTTTCCTGTGGTATGGACGATCTGCGACTCACCCCCGAAGGAGAGAAGGCCCGACGAGAAGCGCTTGTACCTGCCAACACAGTCGGTCTCAAGGTCGCTTCGTCGTACGTCTCTCTGGAGCAGAACCCTGGTCCCCGTGATcccctgcttcttgagcgtCTCGAGGAGGTTATGCGCGACGACAGCAAGCAGGAGGGTCTCGATCTTCTGATGAAGGAGGGTCTCAGTGGCATCACGGACAAGGTTCAGACTGCATGCGTTCCCAACGGTCTGGAAAAGCCATTCCCCAAGAACCAGATGCAGGCCATGACAACATCTGGTGCAAAGGGATCCCGAGTCAACGCATCCCTGATTTCTTGTAACCTTGGTCAGCAGGTTTTGGAAGGCAGACGTGTACCTATCATGGTCAGCGGCAAGTCGCTGCCATGCTTCAACCCATTCGAGACTCATGCTCGAGCGGGCGGCTACATCGTGCAGCGCTTCTTGACTGGCATTCGCCCTCAGGAATATTACTTCCATCACATGGCTGGCCGAGAAGGTCTGATCGATACAGCTGTCAAGACATCCAGATCCGGATATCTGCAGAGATGTGTCATCAAGGGCATGGAGGGCCTGACCGTCGCCTACGATACTACCGTGCGAGATGCTGATGGCTCCATGATCCAGTTCCTATATGGAGAGGATGGTCTTGATGTGACCAAGCAAAAGTATCTGAACGACTTCAGCTTCATTCTGGAGAACGTCACCTCCCAGGCTGCTCAGCTTAAGTACGACCCTAGCATTGGAGATCGACTCGGACAGCACCgagaagccatcgccaagtaCATGAAGAAGGCCCTCAAGCATGTCAAGGCCCATGACCCCAAAGCTCAGGACCCACTCTCCAGCATGTTCAACCCGGCGACCACTGCCTTTGCTACCTCAGAGAACTTCTATCAAGCCATGACCTCCTATCTCAAGGAAAACAAGGACGGTCTGGTGCGGGACAAGtcggacaagaagaagctcgctCTTTCTCGCGTTAGTCTCAACAGGAAGAATGCCGAGATGTTGTTTGCGATGAAGTACCTACGATCTCTTGTCGAGCCTGGCGAGGCTGTCGGTATCGTGGCAGGCCAGTCTGTTGGTGAGCCTTCAACACAGATGACACTGAACACGTTCCATTTGGCTGGTCACTCGGCCAAGAACGTCACTCTGGGTATTCCGCGATTGCGAGAAATTCTCATGACTGCTAGTGACAAGATTTCTACGCCAGCCATGTCCCTTTACCCGATTGATGAGATGTCCACGGCGGACGCGGAGACGTTTGCCAAGTCCATCTCGGTTCTGCCTCTGGGCTACATTCTGGATAGCATCTCagtcgaggagaaggttgGACGTGGCAAGATGTACGGTTCCGCCAAGGTTTACCGGGTTGACCTCAAGTTTTTCGCCTCCGAGGAGTACACGAAGACGTATGCCATCAGTGTCTCGGACGTCATGGACGCCGTTGAGCGAAAGCTGCTCCACCgtcttctttctcttgtGAAGAAGGACATTAAGAAGCGACGGAGTCAGTCTACCATGGCCACGCCTGAGATCGGTGTCAAGGCCGGCGTGGTGGAAACGGCGGCACCTAATGCCGAAGCCATCCgggatgaggacgacgatgatgacgaaggcgatgacgatgccacAAATGCCAAGCAGCGGGCTAACCGGACCGAGGCGGTATCCTACGGccccaacgacgacgacgatgatgctgTTCAGCAGGAGATGGCACGTGACGCTACTGATGacatggacgaggacgaaggcATCGGAGGTAGCCCGCGTATGGCCCctgtcgatgatgatgatgatgaagacggcatCGACTGGTCAGCAAAGGCACGAACCGAGCGCGTGCTGGATTCATACGCCGAAGTCACGGACTTTACATTCGACGCAAAGAGTGGAAACGACTGCAGCTTCACCCTCGAGTTTGACTCGACTATCCCCAAGGTCCTCATGCTCAATCTTGTGcaggaggctgtcaagaagaCGGTGGTTCAGGAGATCTCCGGCGTGGGAGCCTGCACCTTTgtggaagagaagggcgTCCGCGTCATTCACACGGCGGGAGTGAACCTACAGGCGATGCAAAGATACAGCGATTTCATCGACCCCCATCGAATCCAGACCAACGACATTGCGGCCGTGCTGGCAGTATACGGTGTTGAGGCGGCTCGCAGCAACATCGTCCAGGAGCTGGCTGGTGTCTTCGGATCCCACGgcatcaaggtcgacaaCCGCCACCTGAACCTGATTGGCGACCACATGACGAGGAACGGTGGATTCACGCCGTTCAACCGAATGGGTCTGAAGGGCAACGTCAGCCCCTTCACCAAGATGAGTTTCGAGACGACACTGTCGTTCCTCAAGGATGCCGTGCTCGACGGCGATTGGGATGACCTCGCCACGCCCAGCGGTCGGTCGGTGATGGGCAAGCTTGGAAAGGTTGGCACAGGAGGGTTCGATGTTTTGGCGCAGCTTCCTACATACCATGTTGATTCTCTGGCGTAA
- a CDS encoding Aldo-ket-red domain-containing protein produces MEYTKLGESGLKISKIIMGCMVFGSSKWEGSPWTLDEEEGLELLKKAYDLGINTWDTADFYSNGASEEIIGKALKKFNIPRSKVVILSKVYFPIAEGEGTRVPVVNDGPTVNQMGLSRKHIFDAVDGSLRRLGLDYIDVLQIHRLDRETPPEEIMRALHDVVMSGKVRYIGASSMYAWEFARLQHIAELKGWTKFISMQNFYNLVYREEEREMIPFCKATGVGVIPWSPMARGLLTRSWGTGESSRALNDKHAAMWNATASGEVVGRVEQLAKKKGISMAVLSTAWVLHKGCWPILGMNKPARIEEAVEALRVRFTDEEVKYLEEEYKPRAVQGH; encoded by the exons ATGGAATACACAAA ACTCGGCGAGAGTGGTCTCAAGATCTCCAAGATTATCATGGGTTGCATGGTCTTTGGTAGTTCCAAGTGGGAGGGATCACCGTGGacccttgacgaggaagaaggtcTCGAGCTGCTTAAAAAGGCATATGACCTGGGGATCAACACTTGGGATACAGCTGATTTCTACTCCAACGGCGCTTCCGAGGAGATTATCGGCAAGGCCCTCAAAAAGTTCAATATCCCTCGGAGCAAGGTGGTTATCCTCAGCAAGGTCTACTTCCCCATCGCGGAAGGCGAGGGAACAAGAGTTCCAGTTGTAAATGATGGACCGACAGTGAACCAGATGGGCCTTTCCAGGAAGCACAtctttgatgctgttgaCGGAAGCTTGAGACGTCTTGGATTAGACTATATTG ACGTCCTCCAGATCCATCGTCTGGACCGAGAAACGCCCCCAGAGGAGATTATGCGAGCTCTGCACGACGTGGTCATGTCGGGCAAGGTGCGGTACATTGGAGCCAGCTCCATGTATGCATGGGAATTCGCCCGACTGCAGCATATCGCCGAGCTCAAGGGATGGACCAAGTTCATTTCGATGCAGAACTTTTACAATCTGGTCTAccgagaggaagagagggagatgATCCCCTTCTGCAAGGCCACAGGTGTGGGCGTCATCCCCTGGTCTCCCATGGCTCGTGGCCTCCTCACTCGGTCCTGGGGTACAGGCGAGAGCAGCCGTGCCTTGAACGACAAGCATGCCGCGATGTGGAACGCAACGGCCAGTGGGGAGGTCGTGGGACGCGTTGAGCAGTTGGCGAAGAAAAAGGGCATTAGCATGGCCGTGCTCTCGACAGCGTGGGTGCTGCACAAGGGATGCTGGCCGATCCTGGGTATGAACAAGCCCGCGCGGATCGAAGAGGCGGTTGAGGCGCTCCGTGTCCGGTTCACAGATGAAGAAGTCAAGTATCTAGAAGAAGAGTACAAGCCGCGAGCCGTCCAGGGGCATTAA